In one Myotis daubentonii chromosome 1, mMyoDau2.1, whole genome shotgun sequence genomic region, the following are encoded:
- the RHOH gene encoding rho-related GTP-binding protein RhoH translates to MLSSIKCVLVGDSAVGKTSLLVRFTSETFPEAYKPTVYENTGVDVFMDGMQISLGLWDTAGNDAFKSIRPLSYQQADVVLMCYSVANHNSFLNLKNKWIGEIRSNLPCTPVLVVATQTDQREMGTHRASCISAIDGKRLAQDVRAKGYLECSALSNRGVQQVFECAVRTAVNQARRRNRRKLFSINECKIF, encoded by the coding sequence ATGCTGAGTTCCATCAAGTGTGTGCTGGTGGGAGACTCGGCTGTGGGGAAGACCTCCCTGTTGGTGCGCTTCACCTCAGAGACCTTCCCAGAGGCCTACAAGCCCACGGTGTATGAGAACACGGGCGTGGATGTCTTCATGGATGGCATGCAGATCAGCCTGGGTCTGTGGGACACAGCCGGCAACGACGCCTTCAAAAGCATCCGTCCCCTGTCCTACCAGCAGGCCGATGTGGTGCTGATGTGCTACTCTGTGGCCAACCATAACTCTTTCCTGAACCTGAAGAACAAGTGGATTGGCGAAATCAGGAGCAACTTGCCCTGTACCCCAGTGCTGGTGGTGGCCACCCAGACTGACCAGCGGGAGATGGGGACCCACAGGGCCTCCTGCATCAGTGCCATCGATGGGAAGAGACTGGCCCAGGATGTGAGAGCAAAGGGCTACCTGGAGTGCTCAGCCCTTAGCAATCGGGGGGTGCAGCAGGTGTTTGAGTGTGCCGTCCGAACTGCCGTCAACCAGGCCCGCAGACGCAACCGGAGGAAGCTCTTCTCCATTAACGAGTGCAAGATCTTCTAA